One Xyrauchen texanus isolate HMW12.3.18 chromosome 44, RBS_HiC_50CHRs, whole genome shotgun sequence DNA segment encodes these proteins:
- the LOC127636598 gene encoding phosphatidylinositol 3,4,5-trisphosphate 3-phosphatase TPTE2-like has product MTSVHFTPGLDSKEVNGNGVKEEAEVQIDDGKEESGEPDTKYQCVRKTIAPFVMSFGFRVFGLVLIIVDIVLVIVDLSLSNKSREVGSALEAISLAISFFFLIDVLVRVYVEGFKVYFSSKLNIIDAVIVAITLVVTMIYTFSDLSGASLIPRAVTFLRSLRIIILVRIFRLASQKQELEKVTRRMVSENKRRYQKDGFDLDLTYVTERVIAMSFPSSGKQALYRNPIREVARFLDTKHPDNYKVYNLCSEKGYDPQFFHYRVERVMIDDHNVPSLEDMLRYTASVREWMAADSRNVIAIHCKGGKGRTGTMVCTWLIDSDQFESAQESLDYFGERRTDKSMSSKFQGVETPSQSRYVGYYEIMKNQYNRQLPPQKSLKIKSIRIHAIAGVGKGNGSDLKVRIIVKGELVFQCVCAKQENCAMFPDTGNNAVVISLHEGPVVTGDVKVMFDSSAGLPKGYEDCPFYFWFNTSFVENNRLHLSREELDNPHKSKTWDIYKEDFGVTLSFTDS; this is encoded by the exons atgacatcagTGCATTTTACCCCTGGGTTAGATTCCAAGGAAGTTAATGG TAATGGAGTGAAAGAGGAGGCAGAGGTGCAGATCGATGATGGAAAGGAAGAGAGTGGGGAGCCCGACACCAAGTACCA GTGTGTCCGAAAGACAATAGCTCCTTTTGTGATGTCCTTTGGATTTCG TGTTTTTGGCCTGGTACTAATCATCGTGGACATCGTTCTGGTCATTGTGGATTTGTCCTTATCCAACAAGAGCCGTGAAGTGGGAAGTGCATTGGAGGCCATTTCCCTCGCCATCtccttttttttcctcattgatgTGCTGGTCCGTGTTTATGTGGAAGG ATTCAAGGTGTATTTCAGCTCAAAGCTGAATATTATAGATGCTGTTATTGTGGCCATTACGCTGGTGGTCACCATGATCTACACATTTTCCGATCTCTCAGGAGCCAGCCTAATTCCTAG GGCTGTCACATTCCTGAGATCTCTTAGGATCATTATCTTGGTACGCATCTTCAGATTGGCCTCACAGAAGCAAGAGCTTGAAAAAGTCACCAGGAGAATG GTGTCAGAAAACAAAAGACGGTACCAAAAAGATGGGTTTGATCTGGACCTCACATATGTCACAG AAAGAGTCATTGCCATGTCCTTTCCATCTTCTGGTAAGCAGGCACTCTATCGGAACCCCATCAGA GAGGTTGCTAGATTCCTGGACACCAAACATCCTGATAACTACAAGGTGTATAATCTCTGTA GTGAGAAGGGTTACGACCCACAATTCTTTCACTATAGAGTAGAGCGTGTTATGATAGATGACCATAATGTGCCATCGCTGGA GGACATGCTGCGTTACACAGCCAGTGTTAGGGAGTGGATGGCAGCAGATTCGAGGAATGTGATTGCCATTCATTGCAAAGGAGGAAAAG GACGAACCGGGACTATGGTGTGCACTTGGCTCATTGACAGTGACCAGTTTGAGAGTGCACAG GAGAGTTTGGACTATTTTGGGGAAAGACGGACTGATAAAAGTATGAGTTCAAAGTTCCAAGGTGTTGAAACTCCCTCTCAG AGCAGGTATGTTGGGTATTATGAGATCATGAAGAACCAATACAACCGTCAGCTGCCACCTCAGAAGAGCTTAAAGATAAAGAGCATTCGAATTCACGCCATTGCAG GTGTGGGAAAGGGTAATGGGAGTGACCTAAAAGTGAGGATCATAGTGAAAGGAGAACTGGTCTTTCAGTGTGTTTGCGCCAAACAGGAGAACTGTGCA aTGTTTCCAGACACTGGCAACAATGCAGTGGTGATCAGTTTACATGAAGGGCCTGTTGTAACCGGAGATGTAAAGGTCATGTTTGATTCCTCTGCT GGCCTGCCAAAGGGGTATGAGGACTGTCCATTCTATTTCTGGTTTAACACCTCTTTTGTAGAGAACAACAG GCTCCATCTCTCAAGGGAAGAGTTGGACAATCCTCACAAATCTAAGACTTGGGACATCTATAAGGAGGACTTTGGTGTGACATTGTCTTTTACTGACTCTTGA
- the LOC127636597 gene encoding thrombospondin type-1 domain-containing protein 1-like, with protein MTQGFPTASLFLLLFLTGFAMAGIHLWPSMHIALSNASVFVDYSTDSNLTDHKLTVSLIDINMNVTVLTRPLPFNQSEGSLEFNCSCFLYASNFRFRLEQIHKVGVFNHSAIWWWSPTLHVHWPTFHLAVDRGSNNRSSNDFRIGVYTSDYFHPCPSKKASSLYLDVSYLEQMQIGRNTIDKLQNQIRRNIKVVRSQHVEMTCASPLTEHGFIQISIKSPHTQQDIKSSGPLYLSSIFPYKLLVDNIYKSGCDGAVSVHRITPPCTVTNGKVLLYKEESKEKTASSHLAFNFLTQGENETEFNCSIFETGRNKYCFHFTLVYSQASLTHTCVIVQRNTRMWGPWQPWSGCSVTCGEGVRERARECLLPSGGGMKCTGMVREQSHCSLEDCTEEHSPPSVTHPPAVSSPLAGNLVVVAGISLCLAVILATILITVWRKLCRAPKCSSMRRSSIHSPSGRKNSDEASICGHSTQRPSFSESLQAAPLQKGLTLPAKQGPSDRGVLARQQSMSLPLPQAPERMSPSGQKILPPIFGYRLAQQQLKEMKKKGLKEATKVYHVSQSPVDDTMLEASASTPAGLTPVPQEVDSPEEANSSQFRIKSPFLEPTWPPKIMGALSDRHKLDMLLGPQKSAFSVNARRLERTADWVEMVERNRVTYSDNPNFRRTSSFHENNQQQLPASQLFRERSMTQVTSRNRTWEQTLPELEVWSCSKPSIANSSGDHRRRPWVDTPPSQSNSKDNTLAVPNSAPITPTKDLLVNHQRLARSPSSAMDRAERAEQNLSRRGPSPIQRNILARKLREANSTSQRQRSSTFSTSEQRRGRCRSLPLSADYSSSPYSLTESEQHMMDLSVYLGEEDGVEVLNIQRLT; from the exons ATGACACAGGGTTTCCCTACAGCGTCCCTATTTCTGTTGCTCTTCCTGACTGGATTTG CTATGGCTGGTATCCATCTCTGGCCTTCAATGCACATTGCCTTGAGCAATGCCAGTGTTTTTGTGGATTACAGCACTGACAGCAACCTGACTGACCACAAACTGACTGTATCATTGATTGACATCAACATGAATGTTACAGTACTCACCAGGCCTCTTCCCTTTAACCAATCAGAAGGGTCACTGGAGTTCAACTGCTCCTGCTTCCTGTATGCAAGTAACTTCAGATTCAGACTCGAGCAAATACACAAGGTTGGTGTGTTTAACCATTCTGCCATCTGGTGGTGGAGCCCGACTCTGCATGTGCACTGGCCCACCTTTCACCTGGCCGTGGATCGTGGCAGCAACAACCGGAGCTCTAATGATTTCAGGATTGGTGTGTACACTAGTGACTACTTCCATCCTTGTCCTAGTAAAAAAGCCTCATCTTTATACCTTGATGTCAGCTACCTGGAACAAATGCAGATAGGGAGGAACACCATTGACAAGTTGCAGAACCAGATAAGACGCAATATCAAAGTGGTTAGgtcacagcatgtggagatgACATGTGCGTCCCCTCTAACAGAGCATGGCTTCATCCAAATTTCTATTAAATCACCCCATACCCAGCAAGATATCAAATCTTCTGGTCCCCTCTACCTGTCCAGCATCTTCCCCTACAAACTTCTTGTAGATAATATCTACAAAAGTGGCTGCGATGGAGCCGTGTCAGTTCATCGAATCACTCCACCCTGTACAGTTACAAATGGAAAAGTTCTGCTTTATAAGGAGGAGAGTAAGGAGAAGACTGCTTCTTCTCATCTGGCCTTCAACTTCCTCACGCAAGGGGAGAATGAGACTGAGTTTAACTGCTCCATCTTTGAAACTGGCAGGAATAAGTACTGCTTTCATTTCACACTCGTCTACAGTCAGGCCAGTTTAACGCACACCTGTGTTATTGTGCAAAGGAATACAA GAATGTGGGGTCCATGGCAGCCATGGAGTGGTTGCAGTGTGACATGTGGTGAAGGGGTTCGAGAGCGTGCACGTGAGTGTCTACTACCCTCGGGTGGTGGAATGAAGTGCACTGGCATGGTTAGGGAGCAATCGCACTGTTCGCTGGAAGACTGCACTG AGGAGCATTCCCCTCCATCTGTCACCCATCCCCCAGCTGTGAGCTCTCCCCTAGCTGGGAATCTAGTAGTAGTGGCTGGAATCTCCCTCTGCCTGGCTGTGATCCTGGCCACCATCCTAATTACTGTGTGGAGAAAACTCTGCCGTGCTCCTAAGTGCAGCTCCATGCGGCGCAGCTCCATTCACTCTCCCAGTGGCCGAAAGAACTCTGATGAAGCTTCTATTTGTGGTCACAGCACGCAGAGACCTAGTTTCTCAGAGAGTTTGCAAGCAGCTCCCCTACAAAAGGGGCTAACCTTGCCTGCCAAGCAAGGGCCTTCAGACAGAGGTGTGCTTGCTCGACAGCAGAGCATGTCTCTCCCTCTTCCTCAAGCTCCAGAGAGAATGTCTCCGTCTGGCCAAAAGATCCTTCCCCCTATTTTTGGCTATCGCTTAGCTCAACAGCAGCTCAAAGAGATGAAGAAGAAGGGGTTAAAAGAGGCCACAAAAGTCTATCATGTGTCCCAGAGTCCAGTTGATGACACCATGCTGGAAGCCTCAGCTTCAACCCCTGCAGGTCTAACTCCAGTGCCTCAGGAAGTTGACAGCCCAGAGGAAGCCAACAGCAGCCAATTCCGCATAAAGTCTCCTTTCCTTGAACCTACGTGGCCTCCAAAAATCATGGGTGCTTTGTCGGATAGGCACAAGCTGGACATGTTGCTGGGACCCCAAAAGTCTGCGTTCAGTGTCAACGCCCGCCGACTTGAGCGCACAGCAGATTGGGTGGAGATGGTAGAGCGCAATAGAGTGACCTACTCCGATAATCCAAATTTCAGGAGGACTTCAAGCTTCCATGAGAACAACCAGCAACAGTTGCCTGCATCTCAACTCTTCCGAGAGAGGAGCATGACTCAAGTGACTTCTCGAAATCGAACCTGGGAACAGACACTTCCTGAACTTGAGGTCTGGTCCTGCTCCAAACCTAGTATAGCTAATAGCTCGGGTGATCATAGGAGGAGGCCATGGGTGGACACTCCCCCATCTCAGTCAAACTCAAAAGATAATACCTTAGCAGTTCCTAATTCAGCTCCAATAACACCCACTAAAGATCTTCTTGTGAATCATCAAAGGTTGGCTCGGAGCCCTTCTTCCGCAATGGACAGAGCAGAAAGGGCAGAACAGAACTTGAGCAGAAGAGGCCCCTCACCAATCCAGAGAAACATCCTAGCCAGGAAGCTACGAGAGGCTAATTCTACCTCCCAAAGGCAACGCAGTTCCACATTCTCTACCTCAGAACAGCGCAGGGGGCGCTGTCGCAGCCTTCCTCTCTCTGCGGATTACAGCAGCTCCCCCTATAGTCTCACTGAGTCAGAGCAGCACATGATGGATCTTTCTGTATACTTGGGCGAGGAAGATGGAGTAGAGGTTCTGAATATTCAAAGACTCACTTGA
- the vps36 gene encoding vacuolar protein-sorting-associated protein 36, with protein sequence MDRFVWTNGLLEMNETLVIQQRGVRLYDGEDKAKFDAGVVLLSTHRLLWRDQKNNECCIYIPLSQIIFFEEQAAGIGKSAKIVIYLHPASENKEPGPYQQSKYSYIKLSFKEHGQIEFHRRLTEEMTQKRWENTPVSQPIPTATGPKAGKTRAVGIVGIERKLEEKRKETDKNISEAFEDLSKLMEKAKEMVELSKSIANKIKDKQGDITEDETIRFKSYLLSMGIANPVTRETHGSGTQYHIQLAKQLGDMLQAPLEERGGMMALTEVYCLVNRARGMELLSPEDLVNACKMFESLKLPVRLRVFDSGVMVVQLQSHSEEEMIASALDNVSEKGSLTAEEFAKLLGLSVLLSKERLLLAEKMGHLCRDDSVEGLRFYPNLF encoded by the exons ATGGACAGATTTGTTTGGACCAATGGACTCCTTGAAATGAACGAAACGTTAGTAATCCAGCAAAGAGGAGTGAGACTTTATGACGGAGAAGACAAG GCTAAATTTGATGCAGGAGTCGTTCTTCTTAGTACTCATCGCTTACTCTGGAGAGACCAAAAGAACAAT GAATGCTGTATATACATACCCTTGTCACAAATCATATTCTTTGAGGAGCAAGCAGCAGGCATCGGAAAGAG TGCCAAGATTGTAATTTACCTGCACCCTGCCTCTGAAAATAAGGAACCAGGCCCTTACCAACAAAGCAAGTACTCCTATATAAAGCTGTCCTTTAAGGAGCATGGGCAGATTGAG TTTCACAGACGTCTAACAGAGGAGATGACTCAGAAACGTTGGGAGAACACACCTGTGTCACAGCCGATCCCCACAGCAACTGGACCCAAG GCAGGAAAGACACGTGCAGTGGGGATTGTGGGGATAGAACGGAAGttggaggagaaaaggaaagagacggataaaaacatttcagaa GCCTTTGAGGATCTCAGCAAACTGATGGAAAAG GCTAAAGAGATGGTGGAGCTCTCTAAATCCATTGCCAATAAAATCAAAGACAAACAAGGTGACATCACAGAAGATGAG ACAATCCGTTTCAAGTCTTATTTGCTGAGTATGGGCATAGCCAACCCAGTGACCAGAGAGACACATGGCTCTGGCACACAGTACCACATTCAGCTTGCCAAACAGCTGGGAGACATGCTGCAGGCCCCACTGGag GAGCGTGGAGGAATGATGGCCCTTACTGAAGTGTACTGTCTGGTGAACAGAGCCCGAGGAATGGAG CTTCTCTCGCCAGAGGACTTGGTCAATGCCTGCAAGATGTTTGAGTCGCTTAAGCTCCCTGTGCG gtTGCGAGTGTTTGACAGCGGGGTGATGGTTGTTCAACTCCAGTCTCACAGTGAGGAGGAAATGATTGCCTCAGCATTAGATAAT GTGTCTGAGAAGGGCTCGCTCACAGCAGAAGAGTTTGCCAAGCTGTTAGGACTCTCTGTCCTCCTCTCAAAAGAGAG GTTGTTATTAGCTGAAAAAATGGGCCATCTATGCCGAGATGACTCTGTAGAAGGTCTGCGTTTTTATCCAAACTTGTTCTGA